The Aphidius gifuensis isolate YNYX2018 linkage group LG2, ASM1490517v1, whole genome shotgun sequence DNA window ctattatttaatttttatcgaaatagacaattatataataatgattttataaataaaagtattgaagttgatttaaatacttattttataattttctgggttttaaatttattaaactttgatTAAAAGActctgttaaatttattataaacaatttacctataaaaaagtataacaaATCGACTGAACGTATAACTTTTGAgtctttttgctatttttttcagcacgaaataatatcaatatgtttttaaaaacatcattaaatttattgagtaTAATAGtagtcataaaaaataaaattttcggACATTattgtgaatataaatatgaatccacatataaaaaaatatataagaaaattgaCCTGAAAgggtgaattaaaaaaaaaatataaattttaatgaattaggCAATAATTATAGGGTATTTTAAaagcataaattttatttgaataattttcaaatgacaaagatgaacattatttttaattaaggtacaaaaatattcagataaagaaaatgatttagtaatattcttgaaaaaaaggGCACGGttcgtttttaataatattatatggaGTAGATTCATCGTAAGTTTGctgtttcatattttttagaattaattttttatcatcgtttgttagattaaatttattatgttcaaCATTGAGCAAATGAAGCTGCGTCAAATTAGTGAAAACTTTAGGCTTTAATTCATTGAGATTGtttgaatgtaaatttaaacattcgagttcttgatttttattgaaaatatcaattggAAGTTCTGTCaaactattattatgaatttctaaaaataccAGATGAATACaccaattaaaaatagtagACTGAAGACTTGTAAGTCTGTTGGATCCCAAATCCACTGTAATTAAAGATTCTAATCCATCAAATATTCCTTGTGGAAgagatgttaatttattattattgatatataaacttttaagGTTGGACAAGCTcttgaaagtattttttttaaggaatGTCAGTTTATTTTCTGACAAATCCAACTTAATTAGAGATTTCAATCCATTGAATATTCCTGGTGGAAGAAAtgttaaactattattatcaatatctaAATCTGTAAGTTTAGACAAGGTATTAAAAGTGTTGAGCTCTAGACTGGTCAGTTTGTTTGAACTTAATTCCAAATCAGTTAGAGATATCAAtccattgaatatattttgtggAAGAAAtctcaaattattatcactgaTATCTAAAGTTTCAAGATTAGACaaactattgaaaatattattttcaagacttGACAGTTGATTTGATTGTAAATTCAACTCAATTAAAGACTTTAATCCATTCAATGCTCTTTGTGAAATAGACATTAAACGATTATTATTGATCTGTAAAACTATGAGATTGGACAAGCTATTGAAAGTATAATTTTCAAGACTTGTTAGTTTATTTTCTGACAAATCCAACACAATCAGAGATTTCAATTCATTGAATATTCCTTGTGGAAGAGATGTTAAATGATTATGGCTGAGAGATAATTCTTTTATATTGGACAAACTGATAAAAGTGTTGGGCTCAAGGTGAGTCAGATTGTTTGAGTCTAGATTCAAACGAATTAGAGATATTAATCCATTGAATATTCTTTGTGGAAGcgatgttaatttattatttgagatATATAAACGATTGAGACTGGTCAATCCATCGAATATTCCTTGTGGAAGAGATGACAAACTATTATTTCTAATACTTAAATGTTTCAGTTTGGACAAGCTTTTGAAAGTCTCAAGCTCCAGGCTGGTCAGATCATTTGAATTCAGATACAAATGAGTTAGAGATATCAATTCATCAAATATTCCTTGTGGTAGAGATGTTAAACTATTTCTACTgatgtataaaatttcaagactCGATAAACTTGTAAATGTTTTACACTCCAGTTTGGTCAGTTTGTTTGAATCTAATTTCAAATAAGTCAGATGTATTAATCCATTGAATATATCTTGTGGAAGAGATGTTAAACCTCTGTTAGACAAATCAATACTTGACGTGGAAAAATCGTCGCAAACATTTTCCACGTAAAATATAGAAGATATCCAACAAAAGTATTTTCGGTATGTTAGGCCTGAAACATACATtcaattataacaattaaaaaaaagaaaaaagaaatattttattgtaaatcaaagttgaaataaaaagtacAACTTACTTTCAATTGTTGATTGGTTATTCATGTCATTTTTATGTACGATGCTGTCTTCAGCTtctgaattatttgtttggaTTGGCAAAAATTTCGATTCTCcctgaaataattatatacttatcaattttaatttcaagttaataataaattttaatgaaatttgttaaaatttaatattttgttaaattaaataaaaattatttttgtttattcatttattattatttcaaatatttgtaacgatatattgtttaatttgaaAGAACGAAAAAATTCGAGCGTGACAAAGATTTGAATTCAGGATTTTCACGTGAAATTTTAGGATGCTGTGATactaatggtttttttttctaaataacgGTAAAGAAATATGTCAGTGTTTAACTTGCCGAAACtaggaaaaattgaaaagcttTGTGGCCTAGAGGTTTAAGGGGATTAAGGCAATTACCCAGAAACAAAAACGACTCTGGTTTCATGGTAAATATCACAGCATCTCAAATTTTTACGTGAAAATCCTTGTCAAGGTATTGCAAGACGATTCaccgaaatttattatacaagtaCATTTTATTTAGCTTCAATACATGCACTAATTGAGATGATGCTTAAAGAATTTCTTTTTCGACTGCATATACATTTTATGCATCTAATTATtctacatttatatttttttttaaagataaactATATGCACAAtcagtttaataattaatttttcaaataattttaactcaCCCCAAtgggaaaaataattaagacagctgcagtaattataaaaatcgtTATATAGGTGAACTTTTTCATCTTTGTAGTGATCGATcagaaataataatcaatactTAAATCACCCTGAACAAACGTAAATGACAAATCTCAACAGTGGTCAGTTGGTCAGTGGTCACTTGGtcagtatgaaaaaaaatccaaaatcatgaaaaatcaCGCATGCGTTTTGCAATGTATAATGGTGCCCAACGAAATACAAGTTATTTTCTACCTTACCAATCAACAAAAACGCCAATTTCCCGCCAATTGGcaggtattatttttttttctatgtgtAATGCAAGTTTTGCTGTTGATCTTGATACTCTTATTAGTCATAATAGATTATTATCTCTTCGAcaatgtattaaaataaaaacaaaatattgcttattaataaatatcgatataaaaatgtattaactTACTTTGGGTTGCGTTGATTGGTCAGGTCATATTGCACAGCAATCTATTCAACATAAATTCTGTAAAATTATTCGTAATTAGACTACTTCTGaatgttttttctaattttaaatagcaaatatttttcgttaattttttttacatatacacACATCTATATGTAAATCGTTTTGTTCtatatttaattgtcaattgtttatcattaaaatggacagtaatataatgaaaatttgataaatcaaagtGTTGGAGTCGAGTTGAatagttattttataattttctgggttttaaatttattaaacattgatTAAAAGACTCTGTTGAAagttattatgaataatttacctATAAAATAGTATAACGTATTAACTCGACGTATAACTTTTAAgtctttttgctatttttttcagcACGAAATAATGTCAATATGTTTAGAcgtcaatataaatataaatccatatgtaaaaaaatatataagataaTTCCTGAAAggataaattagaaaaaatttaaatttaaatgaattggGCTATAAATATGAGGTTATTTTTTAAgcacaaattttatttgaataatttttaaatgaccaagatgaacataatttttgattaaggTATACGAATATTGAAATGAAATGAACCAATTTGTATTTCATATTCCAGTGATAAAGGGCACTGTTcatttctaataatattatatggaGTAGATTCATCGTAACTTTGCTGTTgcatattgtttaaaattaattttttatcatcgtcTGTAAGGctgaatttattatctttaatattGAGCAAATGAAGCTGCATTACATAATCGAAAACTTCAGGCTTTAATTCATTGAGATTGTTTGAttgtaaacataaaaattgaagagcatagttttcaaagaaaatataagtTGGAAGATCtgttagattattattatgaatatctAAAACTCTGAGATTGACCAAGTCATCGAAAATATTAGATTCCTCTTCATCAATTATTCCTTGTGGAAgagttgttaaattattattactaatagataaaatttcaagattGTACAAATTATGAAAGGTATTAAGCTCTAGACTGGTCAGTTTATTTGTATCTAATTTCAATCGACGTAGAGATTTCAATTCactgaatatattttgtggaagagatgttaaattattattaccaatatCTAAATCGATAAGATAAATCAactcattgaaaatattagagGGAAGACTTGTCAGTTTGTTGGAtcgcaaatttaaaaaaattaaagatatcaatttattaaatattcctTGTGGAAGAGATgttaagtttatatttttgatgtataAATGGGTGAGATTTGACaagctattaaaaatatcaggtTTAAGACTTGTaagtttatttgatgataaatccaACGATTTTAGAGACTgcaattcattaaatattccTTGTGGaagaaatgttaaattattataactgaTATCTAAATTAGTAAGACTGGACAAGCCatgaaaagtattattttccAGACTTGAAAGTTtgttagaatttaattttaaatggtttagagatattaatttattgaatattccTTGTGGAAGGGATgttaagtttatatttttgatgtataAATGGGTGAGATTGGACAAGCTATTAAAAGTGTTAAACTCCAGACTGGTcagtttatttgatgataaatccaACCATTCTAGAGACtgtaattcattaaatatccCTTGTGGAAggaatgttaaattattataactgaTATCCAGAGTTTCAAGATTGGACAAGCCGtgaaaagtattatttttcaaacttgaCAGTTTGtttaaatctaattttaaattagttagagatatcaatttattaaatattcctTCTGGAAGCGATGATAACCTATTTCTTCTGATATTTAAGTGTGTCAGTTTGGACAAGctattaaaagtattattcTCAAGACTTATCAGTTTGTTTGAATCTAGATGCAAACTAGTTAAAGATATCAATCctttaaaaatatcttgtgGAAGATGTGTTATACTATTGTTCGTGATCGTCAGAAGATCCAGTTCAGACAAACTATTAAAAGTGTTCAGCTCCAGACTGGTCAGTTTGTTTGAATCTAATTCCAAATAAATAAGAGATACCAATCCATTGAATACTCCTTGTGGGAGAGATGTTAAACTATTATCACGGATACGTAACTTTTCCAGCTTGGACACACTATTAAAAGTTTTAGGTTCCAGACTGGTTAGTTTGTTTGAATCTAAATCCAAAATAACCAGAGATTTCAATTCATTGAATATTCCTTCTGGAAGAGATGTTAAACCTCTGCTAGACAAATCAATATTTGAGGTTGCAGAAGCATTACAAACTTTTTCCATGTAAAATACAGAAGATGTATTACAAAAGTATGTTTTGTATGTTAGTGCTGAAACAAACACgcaattataacaattaaaaataaaaatacgaaaaaaataatgtttgcttattaattgaagataaaataaaaagtataactTACTTTCAATTGTTGATTGGTTATTCATGTCATTTTTCTGTACGATGCTGTCTTTAGCTTCTGAATTATTTGTTGGGGTTGGCAAAAATTTCGATGCTCCCTGGAATAATTATGtacttataaattaaaataaatttatttaaaatttttttctaatttcgtTTTCaagtcaataataaaatttaatgaaattcgTTAgagttgaatattttgttgaattaaataaaaattatgttttatgtttattcaattaatattattttaaatattcataaattttaaaagaaatatttttcttgggCCAGGATTTTCACGTGAAATTTCACGATGCTGTGAtattgatggtttttttttaaataacggGAAAAAAAGACGTCGAAGTTTAACTTGTCGAagctaataaaaattgaaaagccATGTTGCCTAGAACATTAAGGGACCTAGGTGAATTCAGTTCCGTGGCACCCCATGGTTACCCCCTGGGCCATTGTTTTCCGACCGTTTATATACATTAGAATGTGTACCTGGTCACATCTGGTGGAACTGAATTCACCGTTTCCCACATTAAGGGCAATGAAGGGGATTAAGGCAGTTACCAAGAAAGGAAAACGACTTGGGTTTCATGCTAAATATCACAGCATCTCAAAATTCTACGTGAAAATCCTTGTCAAGGTATTGCTAGACGATTCGGCAAAGTTTATTATACAAGTACATTCAATTTAGTACACGTACATTATTCAAGattgtattaattatcaagttgattgtgtatatagtttatatatttgaaaaaagtataaagGTTTAATAATtagatgtataaattttatatagatgTACTAGTACCTTTAGAATTTAATGtacctttatatttttttttaaatatttataaactatatacacaatcaacttgataattaattttttaaaaaatttatactcacCCCAATCggataaataattaagacaGCTGCAGTAATTACAACAATCGTTATATAGGTAAACTTCTTCATTCTTGTAgtgaataataatcaataccTAAATCACTCTGAACAAACGTAAATGACATTCGGCGAATTTCAATAGTGGTCACTGCTCACTGTGTTCACTTTGTCCGACTTGGTCGACTTGgtcagtataaataaaaaatctaaatcatGAAAATCACGCATGCGTTGTGCAAGGTATCATGGTGCCCAATACAAAACGAGATATATTTTCTACCTTACCAATTAACAAAAACACCAATTTCCCGCCAATtcatagttttcttttttttctttgtgtgTTGCAGGTCTTGTTGTTGATCTTGATACGCATATCAGTCataatagattattatttcttcgacaatgtattataataaaaacaatacacttgctcatttattaatatcgaaatgaaaaatgtattaacTATTACTTTGGTTGTCGATTGGTCAAGTCATATTTCGACACACATCTGATTCCAGAATTCTGATTGGATTGGCCACGTTATTTTCACGCTCTCTCTAAAGTCATCACAACAatcgattaaaaataaatgcagtTAAATTATTCTTAATTAGGCtgtttcgaaatattttttctaataattattatatttagtaatcatttttcgttaatttttttttacttatacacacataaatatatacaacctTTTGcgttgtatttaattttcaaatgtttatcttaaaaatagacagttatatattaatgatttgaaaaataaattttgattttattaaactttacatttttttagtCCTTTTGCTATTTTCTTCAGCACGGAATAATGTGAATACATTTATATGTccttttcaaatatattatcatgtttAATAAGTAatcataatcaaaaaaaaaaaaaatccaaacactattgtagaaaaattagattataattataactagaaaaaatattcagaaGTAGCCTAATTGAGAATAATTttactgaatttatttttaatggattACTGTGATAATTTTAAGGAGAGCCATTCCAAATCGAAAATCTGGTAACAGATATGTATCAAAATATGACCCGACCAATCAACGCAACCCAAAATAagttaatacattttttatatcgatatttaaaaaaaagctaccAATTGGCGGGAAATTAGTGTTTTCGTTAATTGGTAAGGTAGAAAATATCTTGTCATTCGTTGAGCATCATTATACCTTGCACAACGCATGCGTGATTTTCATgatttggattttttatttatactgacCAAGTCGACCAAGTCAGACAAAGTTAACACAGTGACCAGCAGTGACCAGTGACCACTATTGAGATTTGTCATATGTCATTTACGTTTGTTCAGGGTGATTTAagtattgattattatttctgATCGATCACTACAAAGATGAAAAAGTTCACGTATATAACGATTGTTGTAATTACTGCAGCTGTCTTAATTATTTGTCCAATTGGGGtaagtgaaaattatttaaaaaattaattatcaagttgattgtgtatatagtttatatatatgtttaaaaaaatataaaggtaTATTACATTCCAAAGGTACTAGTACGTtctatgttaaatttatacatttaattattaaacctttatacttttttcaaatatataaactatatatacacaatcaacttcataattattacaagCTTGAATAATGTACTTGTACTAAATAGAATGTACTTGTATAATAAACTTTGCCGAATCGACTAGCAATACCTTGACAAGGATTTTTACGTAGAGTTTTAAGATGCTGTGATATTTACCATGAAACCCGAGTCGTTTTCTCTTTCTTGGTAGCTGCCTAAATCCCCTTCATTGCCATTGATGTTCCAGGCCACATggcttttcaatttttcatagcTTCGACAAGTTAAACACTGACGACCTTTTTTACCGTTATTCAAAAGAAAACCATTAGTATCACAACGTCGTGAAATTTCACGTGAAAATCCTGGCCCTAAATCCTTGTCGCgtctaaatattttcttttttttgaaatggaaaaatatttcttttaaaatttataaatatttaaaataataattattgaataaataaaatataatttgtattcaattcaacaaaatattgatttttaacgaatttcattaaattttattattgacttgaaatcgaaaataaaaaaaaaattttaaataaatttattttaatttctaagTACATAATTATTTCAGGGAGAATCGAAATTTTTGCCAACCCCAACAAACAATTCAGAAACTGAAGACAGCATCGTACAGAAAAATGACATGAATAACCAATCAACAATTGAAAGTGagttatactttttattttatcttcaattaataagcaaacattatttttttcgtatttttatttttaattgttataattacgTGTTTGTTTCAGCACTAACATACAAAACATACTTTTGTAATACATCTTCTGTATTTTACATGGAAAATGTTTGTAATGATTTTCCAACCTGGACTATTGATTTGTTCAACAGAAGTTTAACATCTCTCCCACAAGGAGTATTTGATGGATTGACATCTCTACTTGTTTTGGATTTAGATTCAAACAAACTGACCAGTCTGGAGCCTGAAACTTTCAATAGTTTGTCCAAACTCAAGTATCTAAGGATagacaacaataatataacaCATCTTCCACaagatattttcaaaaaattgatatctTTAACTCGTTTAAATCTAGATTCAAACAAACTGACCAGTCTTGAAACCAATACTTTTAATAGTTTGTCTAATCTCGTTAGTTTACTTATCAGTCATAATAGTTTATCATCTCTTCCACAAGGAATCTTTGATGGATTGACAAATCTCAACCTTTTACATCTCAGAAAGAATAGTCTAACATCTCTTCCAAAAGGAATAttcgataaattaatatctctCACTCATTTGTATCTGGATGCAAATAATCTGACTCATCTCGAGCCCAACACCTTTGATAACTTGTCCAATCTGGTAAAGTTGAATCTCAGTTATAATAGTTTAACATCCTTTCCACAAGGAATATTCAATGGATTAAAGTCTCTTAATTCGTtggatttatcatcaaataaactgACAAGTCTTGAttctgatatttttaatagcttGTCTAAACTGAaacatttatacataaaaaataataacttagCATCTCTTGAACATgaagtatttaataaattgaaagttTTATCACTTTTACATTTGCGATCTAACCAACTCACAAGTCTTCCGTCTAATATTTTCGATAGGTTGAATCATCTTCGTGATTTAGatattggtaataataatttaacatctcttccacaaaatatattcagtGACTTATCTCTAATTCGGTTGAAATTAGATACAAATAAACTGACCAGTCTAGAGCTTAATACCTTTGATGGCCTGTACTTCCTTGAAATTTTAtctattagtaataataatttaacaactcTTTCACAAGGAATAATTAATGACTTGATCAATCTTAAAGTTTTagatattcataataataatttgacagATCttccaattaatattttttataaaaatgattatctaGAATCTTTATGTTTACAATCAAACAATTTCACTAAATTAAAGCCTGAAGTTTTCACTGATTTAAGCTATCTTCATTTGCTCAATattgaagataataaattcAGCCTTacagatgatgataaaaaattaattttagaaagaATGAAACGGCGAAATTACGATGAATCTACtccatataatattattagaaacGAACAGTGCTCATTATCACTGAAACATATATATGTAGCATAACTGAATCtttcattttctttgaatattcTTGTaccttaattaaaaattatgttcatTTTTGtcagttaaaaattattcaaataaaatttgtgcTTTAAAAATAACCTCATAATTATTGtctaattcattaaaatttatattttttttaattaatccttTCAGGTCAATTACGAAGGCTAGaagccataggctcagccgcagtcttgaattcatcggcgaaaaaaaaaaaacgctcataacttacgaactaagtGACCAAGAGACTTCGTACTaggctcaaaagaagcgcatTAAAAAACTCTCTCGCCCGCATAATGGATTTTTTCCCCtatctataatagtttttgaggaaaaaaaaaaaaaattcaaaattcgacaaaaaattcggatatttaatttttttgctcgaaAACTTTATACtccctatcttgattataacaaaagttatggctcgccgaaaaaaaaataaaaaaaacggttaaaatatgtttaagaaataaaaataacaatggccctagccggagtattgaaaatttctaattttcaacgggtaacgctGGCCACATGCCCCAACAAATCTTACCAGgtcttttttcttatatattttttt harbors:
- the LOC122850623 gene encoding insulin-like growth factor-binding protein complex acid labile subunit, whose amino-acid sequence is MSISQRALNGLKSLIELNLQSNQLSSLENNIFNSLSNLETLDISDNNLRFLPQNIFNGLISLTDLELSSNKLTSLELNTFNTLSKLTDLDIDNNSLTFLPPGIFNGLKSLIKLDLSENKLTFLKKNTFKSLSNLKSLYINNNKLTSLPQGIFDGLESLITVDLGSNRLTSLQSTIFNWCIHLWRWTRPADQSNHDDLKDGNSIGPDNDMNKNQSTTQKQPDITTQSSLPAGNITNAKNDTDVTKTNHFKQVDNTSNYSTEQPTDERKTKSITPQSFLPVENQMNVENNTGDTKTDQFKNNDTINDATTHPTNEKQAEIIMTQSSPLVKNETNAENNTGDTKTDQFKRVDNTSTYSTKQPNDESM
- the LOC122850624 gene encoding carboxypeptidase N subunit 2-like; amino-acid sequence: MTTATNEILSISNNILTSLPQEILDEEDSNIFEDLGASKFLPTPTNNSEAKDSIVQKNDMNNQSTIENIGNNNLTSLPQNIFSELKSLRRLKLDTNKLTSLELNTFHNLYNLEILSISNNNLTTLPQGIIDEEESNIFDDLVNLRVLDIHNNNLTDLPTYIFFENYALQFLCLQSNNLNELKPEVFDYVMQLHLLNIKDNKFSLTDDDKKLILNNMQQQSYDESTPYNIIRNEQCPLSLEYEIQIGSFHFNIRIP